A region of the Callithrix jacchus isolate 240 chromosome 5, calJac240_pri, whole genome shotgun sequence genome:
GAGGAGCTCCAGCAGAAGGTGAGGGGCATGGCTGTCATCTCGAAGCAAGAGAGTTTGCTGTGATTCTCCGTCTGTGATAGAGAAGCGTGTTTCTTGCTTCTGTACCGTCATAATTCTTGCTTCCTCCTTTATTTCAAAATGgctttttaagtcatttttaaaaagtttatggtttcatatttattttcagtcCTCACTAAGCAACCTCTCACTCCCCAGATCCTGTGTACCAAGTCTGAGAATGCCAGGCTTGTGGTGCAGATTGACAACGCCAAGCTGGCTGCGGATGACTTCAGAACCAAGTGAGTTGTTTGGAATTCGCACTAGTGTCCATTTCTTCTGTTTAGTCTTTAAAGAAAAGGGATTTCCATGGCTGTACTGAAAAACAGATCTACCCACCTGCTGTGAAGGATTCGGCAGAGGACTGGGGAGAACCAAgcaaagaaatcacaaaaatagATGAGGACTCAAATCAATCTGTCTTGAGATGAATATTGGGTATTGATGGAGCCTCCGGaaccctctgtctcctgggccttTTCATTGCAGAAAGTGGAAAGATAAGGCAAATGAGGCTATCAAAAATCATTCCTATGAGTCTTGAAGATCATAGGATCGTCAAGATCTTAGTGCTCTGACCCTGTCCTTGTGCAGGTACCAGACTGAGCTGTCCCTGCGGCAGCTGGTGGAGTCGGACATCAACGGCCTGCGCAGGATCCTGGATGAGCTGACCCTCTGCAAGTCTGACCTGGAGGCCCAGGTGGAGTCCCTGAAGGAGGAGCTGCTGTGCCTCAAGAGCAACCACGAGCAGGTGAGACTAGAAATGAGAAATGCACAAACCTGACTCAGCCTCTAGCTGAGGGTAGCTTTAGTGATTTGGGACAGCAGAATGCAGAGTATGAGTACAAGGCTGAGGGTGTCCTTTAATAACatcatggcaaaagaaaaattgGAGAGAGATAAGACCTATTCATGTTCCCAGACAGGAAACAGCTTTCACTTGAAACAAGCACATTATCTGAGTTGCCCAGAGCAGCTCCACACGCTTGAAATTGGTCAACAGTTATAGATTGAGTCCTAGCATCACTgtgcaaagtcttttttttttttttttgccaaaggccaagaaaaaaaatcaaaccttaTAAATGCGAGTCTCTACTCTTTTAAAGTATTGGTGAAGAATGTTTGTGagcttcttcctctctctcctgggaGGGGCCATGACATGCTCTTACCTCTTAGTTGATTGTAAGAGGTTTTTGATATACAATCTGAAATTGtacagcctttatttttttttgcattctgaGGCCTTCTCAACCAATTATAAATTGGTAAAGCTGCACATCACTTAGTTCATCCTTCAGTGGCAGCCAAGCAaagctttggattttttttctgaagccaAGTGCCGTGGCATAGCAGATGGAGAAGAGGGGGCTATGCTGCATGGAGTGCCTTGAGCTGTGACAGGCTGCTCCCCTGAGTTTCTATTCTGAGAAAATAGACTAACAGGGCTTCAACAAGCAATGCCATTCCTTAGAGTACATTCTTTGCTCAGGATAGTAACTCTtgtattttctgcatctatagGAGGTCAACACCCTGCGCTGCCAGCTTGGAGACCGCCTCAATGTGGAGGTGGACGCTGCCCCCACTGTGGACCTGAACCAGGTCCTGAATCAGACCAGGAGTCAGTATGAGGCCCTGGTGGACACCAACCGCAGGGAAGTGGAGCAATGGTTCGCCACGCAGGTGGGCATCTAAGCATGTGGCTGGCCATTCAGGGCCCAAGGCCCACCCTAGGGCTCTGGAGGCAGGGTCTGATTTTTTCTGCCCCTGGGTGTTTCAGACCGAGGAGCTGAACAAGCAGGTGGTGTCCAGCTCGGAGCAGCTGCAGTCCTGCCAGGCGGAGATCATCGAGCTGAGACGCACGGTCAATGCCCTGGAGATCGAGCTGCAGGCCCAGCACAACCTGGTGTGTATTGTTCAGCCCTGCTGGTGAGCGATGGGACGTTGGGAGGCAGAGTCCCGGGGCTGCCCTTGGGACCACACGCTCTCCTTAGCTCTTGGAGCTGTGACTTCCTTGGAATCCTATGAAGAAAGGCTTTGAAGGAGCAGCTCTCTGACATTCCTGATCTTCCCCACCACAGCGAGACTCTCTGGAAAACACGCTGACGGAGAGCGAGGCCCGCTACAGCTCCCAGCTGGCCCAGGTGCAGTGCCTGATCAGCAACGTGGAGTCCCAGCTGGCGGAGATCCGCGGTGACCTGGAGCGGCAGAACCAGGAGTACCAGGTGCTGCTGGACGTGCGTGCCCGGCTGGAGTGTGAGATCAACACGTACCGGAGCCTGCTGGAGAGCGAGGACTGCAAGTGAGTACCTGGGCAGAGGTGTTTGATGTAGCGATGCACATGTGAGTGTCCTATTCAGTTAGACACCATGCAAAGATTGCATACCTTGGAAAGTAAATTATGCCTTCACGCTAGACATGCTCAAACAGAACTCAGACAACATAATATGGAcatcatttaaaacataaatggtTTGGTAGCAAGAGTTCATTGATGTACAAACTGAAATTGCACAGCCAAGTCTTTGCATTCTACTATAACATGCATGATTACATGATATGTGATTAATACCTTACCTTTTACAATACTGTATTGTGTAGTGGGCACATTCCCATACATAGACTATCTAATTTGATCTTGTAATTACCACCAGGTGGGCTGGATCAGAATTCCCTGCATTTTATAGGAAAATAAACTGGGTCTTGGAGAAGGCAAATGACTCACCCAATGTTACCAGTTTGGCATGAACGGATTTGAAAGTAGACATCAGAGTTTCAGAGTTTCTGTCTACCTTGGTGCTCTACGGCAAGAGGACCATTCACAATTTGAGAGTTATCTTTGTAGCAGGGGAGCCCGTGCCTTCTCTGTTCCAGGCCAGGCCAAGTCCTGACAGGCATTCTTACCCTTGGGGATATCTCTggcatttgattttaaaatctgCCTTAACTCACCTTTCCACACCATTCTTTGTCTCCAGTCTGCCCAGCAATCCCTGTGCCACAACCAACGCGTGCAGCAAGCCCATCGGACCCTGTGTCTCCAATTCCTGCACCCCTTGCATCCCTCCTGCCCCCTGCACACCCTGCGCCCCACGCCCCCGCTGTGGACCCTGCAACTCCTTTGTGCGCTAGAACCTAATGCCGGAGGAGCAAGGATGCAGGGCCCAGGACTCCAGAGCTGTGACCTGGATCTGGATCAACAAAAGGGGCCTGAAAACATCATTTGCATGGCTGGAGTGGCCCCAGTAAGGCAGCCAAGAAACTTACCCAAAGCCTGCAGCCTCCCCAACTACTCCAGCCTGTCCTGCTCACTCTTTCCTTCCCGGAGGTCTGTTCCTTCTTGTGCTCACCCAGACAACTCCCTTGTAACCTCctaataaatgttatttctttgGCAAAACAGATGCCTTTTCTCATTTGTATTCATTTGTTTCAATGTGCTCATCACCTGATTATGCTATAAAAAGCCACTTGAAAGACAGACCATATAATGGCCTGACTCTTGGCTACAAGAGCAGTTTCATGCCTTGCGGGGGCAGTGTCAGATGTCTAACATGGCACCCTGGACCCAGGAGTGAGGCAGGCGGGCCTGTGGGAAGGAGGATGGAGGTGCTGAAGTGCTGCACCTTGGCCTTTTTTAGATTTTCCTTCTGATCTGGGCATCTCCCAGAGCTCCTTGTATCCAAATCTGAATAGAGGAGGCATGAGGGGGAGGCTGGAAAGAAGCTCTGGAAAACTCATCTTTTTTCAGCAGAACTTTCTGGTTCAGTGCTATATTATTCTGCATTGTTGGGGGCTCAGGCATTTCCCAGCCAAGAGactctctgccctgccctgctaTGCCCAGGAATTCCTTCTTTCCCTTGTGTGGTTCGATCATTGTCAGCCTGGGCTTCCAGCTGCTCTCTTCCCTCCTCGACTCCAGGTCTTAGAGACCCCATCAACTCTTTATTTGATCCTTTGGCCTTTCTCAATTCAATCCACCCAGTGCCTATTGAATACTTACTCTGTGCAGATGGTGGGTGGTGGGATGGGGAGAGACATGAAGAAAGACACAGATCCTGACCACCACTCATTTACAATTTGTTAAAAGGGATAAAACTGGTCCTCAAGTAGTGCTGTTATAAGGCCCAGTACCCTGGCACTGTGAACAGCTGGTGGATGCTAGAAGGAACTCTGAGTACTGAAAGGGACAATGCTggggctactcaggaggctgagacaggagaattgcttgaacccaggaggcagaggttgcaacgagtggagatcacaccactccactccagcctgagcgacaagagtaaaactctgtctcaaaagaataaataagtaaataaactttATAGTCAAATTAAGAGTGATTTACCTACCACCATGATAGTATTACAGCATTCTAtacttattaatatatttatgtctttcagcaagttttatactttcatgtgcatttatattacttttaacaTCCTTCTGTTTCAACTTAAAGAActtcatttaacttttttgtaaGGCAGGTCCAGTGATGATGACtacctcagcttttgtttatccttcagttttgaaggatagttttgctGGGAATGATATGATTGGTTGGCAGTTtgttttcagcactttaaatatattttcccatgtCCTTCAAAGCTTCTGCTCAGAAATTCACTAATTGCCTTATGGAGGTTCCCTTGTACATGATGTCACTTTATTAAATAATGTTCTTCTTTGCCTTTTGTGACAGTTTTTGATTTAAGgactattttgtctgatatagaAGTATAGCCATCCTGCTGTCCTTTGGTTAccatttgtatgaaatatttttttcccattccttcactttcagcctatatgtgtctttaaatCTAAAGTCAGTCTCTTCTAGATAGCATGTAGATAGATCctgttggttttttgaaaatccATTCAGCTGCTCCACGTCTTTTGATTGGaaacttttatttacatttcaataAATTATTGATAGGGAAAGACCACCATTGCCATTTTATTACTTGTTTTGTCTTTCTCAGAGTCCTttcatctctcttttcctctcttgtcattttcctttgtgtttcatGGATTTTTGTATTGAcatgttttcattcttctttctttttatgtatcttttacaGGTATTTTCATGTGGTTATCATGGGGCTTATATAAGACAATTTACAGTTTTAACAGGCTGTTTTTAGCTGATAACAACTTTCACTGCATGTAAAAACTGCACTTTTGCTTCTCCCACACACACGTTTTATGTATTGATGGCACGATTTACATCTTGTTATACTGTATCCATTAACCTATTTTTATAGTTACagctatttttaatacttttgtcttttaaattttatagtagagggtcaagtgtggtggcttatgcctgtaattccagcactttgggaggccaaggagggcagatcgcctgaggtcaggagttcaagaccagcttggccaatatgatgaaaccccatctctactaaaaaaacctttttttacaaaaatgcaGCAGGTGAACTTGATCTGTGGGCTGTTGTTTGCAGAGGCCCCTTTTAGGCATATTTCCATCCATTCCATTGGTTTCCATTTTACTTTCAACCATGAACATGCAATTGTTTTTAATCTCGCCATGTGTTGGCAAGTTCCCTAAACCCCAACCAACAGTAAGGTTCAGGATCCTTTCAGCTAATACAGGTTgagaatgcaataaaaaacaaaaacaaaaaaaattgaatactGAGACACGGATGAACGTGGGAAGAAAGGGTTACCTGGAAGAGGAACTCTCAAAGCTCTCTCTCAGAGCTGTCTTTCCGGGGAGAAAGAACAGTGGCAGAACCTCCTGGGTGAGGAATCCCTGATTCCCAAACAACTCCACCCCATGTCCCTGGCTGTCCTCCCCTCTGAGTAATGCAGACAGTCTTTTGGGGCTGTGATGATTCTCCCTCCTATGAAGCCGTCTGATGAAACTCTGATTTCACCAATCGCTAGCACCCAGGAAAAGCCTGGTGTGACATAAGCTGAATGGAATAATTTTATGGGATGAGGGGGGACTCTTTAGAAGAATTTAACTAGcatattttggagaaaaattagCTGAAGCATTAGGAAAGGAAACTATGCTGTATGCCAAGCCCCCACCCACCATTAATAGTATAAAAGGACCACAGAGGAAGGAGAGACTCAAACCTGCTCACATCCACTTCCAGCAGCTTACCTGCCTTTCCATTACCAGTCCCAGCACCATGTCTTACAGTTGCTGCCTGCCCAGCCTGAGCTGCCGCACCAGCTGCTCCTCCCGGCCCTGCGTGGCCCCCAGCTGCCATGGCTGCACCCTGCCCGGGGCCTGCAACATCCCCGCCAACGTGAGCAACTGCAACTGGTTCTGCGAGGGCTCCTTCAATGGCAGCGAGAAGGAGACCATGCAGTTCCTGAACGACCGCCTGGCCAGCTACCTGGAGAAGGTGCGTCAGCTGGAGCGGGAGAATGCAGAGCTGGAGCACCTCATCCAGGAGCGGTCCCAGCAGCAGGAGCCCTTGTTGTGCGCCAGCTACCAGTCCTACTTCAAGACCATTGAGGAGCTCCAGCA
Encoded here:
- the KRT31 gene encoding keratin, type I cuticular Ha1, with the translated sequence MPYNFCLPSLSCRTSCSSRPCVAPSCHSCTLPGACNIPANVSNCNWFCEGSFNGSEKETMQFLNDRLASYLEKVRQLERENAELEHLIRERSQQQEPLLCASYQSYFKTIEELQQKILCTKSENARLVVQIDNAKLAADDFRTKYQTELSLRQLVESDINGLRRILDELTLCKSDLEAQVESLKEELLCLKSNHEQEVNTLRCQLGDRLNVEVDAAPTVDLNQVLNQTRSQYEALVDTNRREVEQWFATQTEELNKQVVSSSEQLQSCQAEIIELRRTVNALEIELQAQHNLRDSLENTLTESEARYSSQLAQVQCLISNVESQLAEIRGDLERQNQEYQVLLDVRARLECEINTYRSLLESEDCNLPSNPCATTNACSKPIGPCVSNSCTPCIPPAPCTPCAPRPRCGPCNSFVR